The Haloplanus sp. CK5-1 genome contains a region encoding:
- a CDS encoding NCS2 family permease, with the protein MPLRESLASYFGFEEHGTDLRTEVLAGVTTFLTMSYIVVVNPSILAGIPGEKPGIVVSGYGPGEVQSMLAVVTIVAAATATLIMALYANRPFGQAPGLGLNAFFAFTVVGALGIPWQTALAAVVVEGVVFIVLTAVGAREYVIRAFPEPVKFAVGTGIGLFLTIIGLQAMNIVTADPATLVTLGPVASDPVAIVSVVGLFLTLALYARGLRGSIVLGILATAALGWGVATAGLVGGDAAGRLVAGGAGATYDITPLAGAFVVGLADIEAFTFALVVFTFFFVDFFDTAGTLTGVSQIAGFLDENGNLPDIDRPLMADAVGTTVGGMLGTSTVTTYIESASGVEEGGRTGMTALVVALLFLASLAAVPLAAAIPLYASHIALVVIGVVMLSNVVDIAWDDLSYAIPAGMTILVMPFTYSIATGIAAGIVTFPIVKAARGEWSDIRLGHWTLAAAFVLYYVVRTRTLA; encoded by the coding sequence ATGCCACTTCGCGAGTCGCTGGCGTCGTACTTCGGGTTCGAGGAACACGGCACCGACCTCCGTACCGAGGTGCTCGCGGGCGTCACCACCTTCCTGACGATGTCGTACATCGTCGTGGTGAACCCGAGCATCCTCGCGGGGATTCCGGGCGAGAAACCCGGCATCGTCGTCTCGGGGTACGGGCCCGGCGAGGTGCAGTCGATGCTCGCCGTCGTCACCATCGTCGCCGCGGCGACGGCGACGCTCATCATGGCGCTGTACGCGAACCGACCGTTCGGACAGGCACCGGGACTCGGCCTGAACGCCTTCTTCGCGTTCACCGTCGTCGGCGCACTCGGCATCCCCTGGCAGACGGCCCTCGCCGCCGTCGTCGTCGAGGGGGTCGTCTTCATCGTCCTCACCGCCGTGGGGGCACGCGAGTACGTCATCCGAGCGTTTCCCGAACCCGTCAAGTTCGCGGTCGGCACCGGGATCGGCCTCTTTCTGACCATCATCGGTCTGCAGGCGATGAACATCGTCACGGCCGATCCGGCGACGCTCGTTACCCTGGGCCCGGTCGCCTCGGACCCGGTCGCCATCGTCTCCGTCGTCGGCCTCTTCCTGACGCTCGCGCTCTACGCCCGCGGTCTCCGTGGCTCGATCGTCCTCGGCATCCTCGCGACGGCGGCACTCGGGTGGGGCGTCGCCACCGCCGGCCTCGTGGGTGGCGACGCCGCCGGGCGACTCGTCGCCGGCGGCGCGGGTGCGACCTACGACATCACGCCGCTCGCGGGCGCCTTCGTCGTCGGTCTCGCCGACATCGAGGCGTTCACCTTCGCGCTGGTCGTGTTCACCTTCTTCTTCGTCGACTTCTTCGACACCGCGGGCACGCTCACCGGCGTCTCACAGATCGCCGGCTTCCTCGACGAGAACGGGAACCTGCCCGACATCGACCGGCCGCTGATGGCCGACGCCGTCGGGACGACCGTCGGCGGCATGCTGGGCACGTCGACGGTCACCACGTACATCGAGTCGGCCTCGGGCGTCGAGGAGGGTGGCCGAACGGGAATGACCGCGCTGGTGGTCGCCCTGCTCTTTCTGGCGTCGCTCGCGGCCGTCCCACTCGCGGCCGCCATCCCGCTCTACGCCTCCCACATCGCCCTGGTGGTCATCGGCGTCGTCATGCTGAGCAACGTCGTCGACATCGCGTGGGACGACCTCTCTTATGCCATCCCCGCGGGGATGACCATCCTCGTCATGCCATTCACCTACTCCATCGCGACCGGCATCGCGGCCGGCATCGTCACGTTCCCCATCGTGAAGGCCGCCCGCGGCGAGTGGAGCGACATCCGCCTCGGCCACTGGACGCTCGCGGCGGCGTTCGTCCTGTACTACGTGGTTCGCACACGCACGCTGGC
- a CDS encoding UxaA family hydrolase, whose translation MKGTVVDDVALVMDAGDVVATALADLDAGDRLPPAEGTPIDEPIRLEEDVPFGHKVALVRIDAGDEVQKYGEVIGRASDGIAPGEWVHTHNCESTRGRGDLEDAGADDPGGEAV comes from the coding sequence GTGAAGGGGACCGTCGTCGACGACGTCGCACTCGTCATGGACGCCGGCGACGTGGTCGCGACGGCGCTCGCGGACCTCGACGCAGGCGACCGACTCCCGCCCGCCGAGGGGACGCCGATCGACGAGCCGATCCGACTCGAGGAGGACGTCCCATTCGGCCACAAGGTCGCGCTCGTCCGGATCGACGCCGGCGACGAGGTGCAGAAGTACGGCGAGGTGATCGGGCGGGCGAGCGACGGCATCGCTCCCGGGGAGTGGGTCCACACGCACAACTGCGAGAGCACCCGAGGTCGCGGGGATCTGGAGGATGCGGGCGCCGACGATCCGGGCGGTGAGGCGGTGTGA
- the pyrE gene encoding orotate phosphoribosyltransferase — protein MTDQDLIDALRAAEAVKFGEFELSHGGTSDYYVDKYLFETDPQCLRLIASAFADRVGDDTTLAGIALGAVPLVAVTSAETGRPYVIARKQAKEYGTGNRIEGRLDDGDRVVVLEDIATTGRSALDAVEALREAGATVDRVLVVVDREEGASELLADHGIELESLLTATELLADE, from the coding sequence ATGACGGACCAGGACCTCATCGACGCGCTCCGGGCGGCCGAGGCCGTGAAGTTCGGCGAGTTCGAACTCTCGCACGGCGGAACGAGCGACTACTACGTCGACAAGTACCTCTTCGAGACCGACCCGCAGTGTCTCCGTCTGATCGCGTCGGCCTTCGCCGACCGCGTCGGCGACGACACGACACTCGCCGGCATCGCCCTCGGTGCGGTTCCCCTCGTGGCGGTGACGAGCGCCGAGACCGGCCGTCCCTACGTGATCGCCCGCAAGCAGGCCAAGGAGTACGGCACGGGCAACCGAATCGAGGGACGCCTCGACGACGGCGACCGCGTGGTCGTCCTCGAGGACATCGCCACCACCGGGCGGAGCGCACTCGACGCCGTCGAAGCGCTCCGCGAGGCCGGCGCGACAGTCGACCGGGTGCTCGTCGTCGTCGACCGCGAGGAGGGCGCGAGCGAGTTGCTCGCCGATCACGGGATCGAACTGGAGTCGTTGCTCACGGCGACCGAACTCCTGGCCGACGAGTGA
- a CDS encoding CDP-2,3-bis-(O-geranylgeranyl)-sn-glycerol synthase: MIVSLVAGALWAMLPAYVPNNVAVLAGGGRPIDGGRTLGDRRLLGDGKTWRGTAAGTLAGVALAVGLNAVRTAVGDALGTTLPAFPLRAALGLALGAMLGDIGASLVKRRLGRERGAAVPGLDQLDFVVGALALAALLAPAWTPSTFSLPRLGVVLVATPLLHVTTNAGAYLLGLKSEPW, translated from the coding sequence ATGATCGTCTCGCTGGTCGCCGGTGCGCTCTGGGCGATGCTGCCGGCGTACGTGCCGAACAACGTCGCGGTCCTCGCCGGCGGGGGTCGGCCGATCGACGGCGGACGAACCCTCGGCGACCGCCGCCTCCTCGGCGACGGCAAGACCTGGCGCGGCACCGCCGCGGGGACGCTCGCGGGCGTCGCACTCGCAGTCGGGCTGAACGCCGTCCGGACCGCCGTCGGCGACGCCCTGGGGACGACGCTCCCGGCCTTCCCGCTCCGGGCCGCCCTCGGGTTGGCGCTCGGCGCGATGCTCGGTGACATCGGTGCGTCCCTAGTGAAGCGTCGCCTGGGTCGAGAGCGCGGCGCGGCCGTCCCGGGGCTCGACCAACTCGACTTCGTCGTCGGCGCACTCGCGCTCGCGGCGCTGCTCGCGCCGGCGTGGACGCCGTCGACCTTCTCGCTCCCCCGACTGGGGGTCGTCCTCGTCGCCACGCCCCTGCTCCACGTCACGACGAACGCCGGGGCGTATCTCCTCGGCCTGAAATCGGAGCCGTGGTGA
- a CDS encoding DUF502 domain-containing protein, with protein MSSWRRDIASGLVVLVPILVIVFVLNWLYSRVADLPIIDTLPPYYGVPVALVVFAMLVLSVGYLMRTTAGRLFEGVLDSAMNRVPLVRILYNASKLAVETALTGTEDLQKPVRLETWPGINMTAFKTGKTTPDGEVVLFMPTAPNITTGFVIEVDPDRIEETGESVEEALTRILSAGFAEEDTAHGVDIAVDPVDGADADVDAADEDDGR; from the coding sequence ATGTCCTCGTGGAGACGCGACATCGCCAGCGGGCTGGTGGTGCTCGTGCCGATCCTCGTCATCGTGTTCGTCCTCAACTGGCTGTACTCCCGGGTGGCGGATCTGCCGATCATCGACACGCTCCCGCCGTACTACGGCGTGCCAGTCGCCCTCGTCGTGTTCGCCATGCTGGTGCTGTCGGTCGGCTACCTGATGCGGACGACCGCTGGACGCCTGTTCGAGGGTGTCCTCGACAGCGCGATGAACCGCGTGCCGCTCGTCCGCATCCTCTACAACGCCTCGAAACTGGCCGTCGAGACGGCTCTCACCGGCACCGAGGACCTCCAGAAGCCGGTTCGACTGGAGACGTGGCCGGGGATCAACATGACCGCGTTCAAGACGGGGAAGACCACGCCGGACGGCGAGGTGGTGTTGTTCATGCCCACCGCACCGAACATCACCACCGGCTTCGTCATCGAGGTCGACCCCGACCGGATCGAGGAGACGGGCGAGAGCGTCGAGGAGGCGCTGACGCGCATCCTCAGCGCGGGGTTCGCGGAGGAAGACACCGCTCACGGCGTCGACATCGCCGTCGACCCCGTCGACGGCGCGGATGCGGACGTGGACGCCGCCGACGAAGACGACGGCCGGTAG
- a CDS encoding UxaA family hydrolase, protein MDEFEGYRRPDGAVGVRNHVAVIPISVTASGLAKRVANDAGDGVRATPHGMGARQPAPAREQTRRVLSGVGRNPNVGAALVVALGTEEIDTDAIADDVAATGKPVETLSIREVGGTAAAVEAGIERARGLRAEADGARRESADASELIFAVECGGSDATSGIAANPAVGDACDRLVAAGGTVSFSETPEFIGAEHVLAERCVDQTTRDRLLDRVAAREDMAREMGVDLRGAQPTPGNKEGGLTTIEEKSLGAIVKGGTTPIRGLVDYAESLPTGGGLVLMDTPGFDVESVVGKVAGGAQVVAFTTGRGSTTGNPIAPVIKVTGNPNTWDRMANNIDVNASTVMDGESLPSIGERIYRTILDTADGRRTEAERRGLTEFAINEVHATAPRGGTGS, encoded by the coding sequence ATGGACGAGTTCGAGGGCTACCGTCGTCCGGACGGGGCGGTCGGCGTCAGGAACCACGTCGCGGTGATCCCGATATCGGTGACTGCGAGCGGACTGGCAAAGCGCGTGGCGAACGATGCCGGCGACGGAGTCCGCGCGACGCCACACGGGATGGGCGCCCGCCAGCCGGCCCCGGCCCGCGAGCAGACCCGGCGCGTCCTCAGTGGCGTGGGTCGCAATCCGAACGTCGGCGCAGCGCTCGTCGTCGCGCTCGGGACCGAGGAGATCGATACCGACGCCATCGCCGACGACGTCGCCGCGACGGGCAAGCCGGTCGAGACGCTCAGCATCCGCGAGGTCGGCGGCACGGCGGCCGCCGTCGAGGCGGGGATCGAGCGGGCCCGCGGGCTCCGGGCCGAGGCCGACGGCGCGCGTCGCGAGTCGGCCGACGCGTCGGAGCTGATCTTCGCCGTCGAGTGTGGCGGGAGCGACGCCACCAGCGGGATCGCCGCCAACCCCGCCGTCGGGGACGCCTGCGACCGCCTCGTCGCCGCCGGCGGCACCGTCTCGTTCAGCGAGACGCCTGAGTTCATCGGCGCGGAACACGTCCTCGCGGAGCGCTGTGTGGACCAGACGACCCGCGACCGCCTCCTCGACCGCGTCGCGGCGCGCGAGGACATGGCGCGGGAGATGGGTGTCGACCTCCGGGGCGCACAGCCGACCCCCGGGAACAAGGAGGGTGGGCTGACGACCATCGAGGAGAAGAGTCTCGGCGCGATCGTCAAGGGCGGGACGACACCGATCCGCGGACTGGTCGACTACGCCGAGTCCCTCCCGACCGGCGGCGGTCTCGTCTTGATGGACACGCCGGGATTCGACGTCGAGAGCGTCGTCGGCAAGGTCGCCGGCGGCGCACAGGTCGTCGCGTTCACGACCGGACGGGGGAGCACCACCGGCAACCCGATCGCCCCCGTGATCAAGGTGACCGGCAACCCCAACACGTGGGATCGCATGGCGAACAACATCGACGTGAACGCGAGCACGGTGATGGACGGCGAGTCGCTGCCGTCGATCGGCGAGCGGATCTACCGGACGATCCTCGACACCGCCGACGGCCGCCGGACCGAGGCCGAGCGCCGCGGCCTGACCGAGTTCGCGATCAACGAGGTCCACGCGACGGCCCCCAGAGGGGGGACGGGATCGTGA
- a CDS encoding UxaA family hydrolase, whose protein sequence is MTAPSTVDESRDGPATDGDPWPVDAYDRPDGVGVRDRLLVLPSVICSHQVADRIADAVDGAVSASHDHGCSQLGADETQTERSLRGVANNPNVAGAVVVGLGCEGVQSDALAATLADDGVPVRELSIQGVGGSAEAVERGVDHARALIDRGSRTATAGLGDLTVGVVSGDLRDSTVERADPLVGSLVDRVVEAGGRVVVAGTERLRPHADAVEGTDRLGAVLGGGDAPRTAGPARRAAERSVEEVTRAWGGRPIRELVPYGAPATHDSGVALVDAPAQFAEAATGLAAAGAHVVVHATADGVPTGHPIVPVCKVTGDGETYAALEGDIDVDARAASAADLASTVGRVAGGERTCAERHGLTTFAITRVGPSM, encoded by the coding sequence GTGACCGCGCCGTCGACGGTCGACGAGTCGAGGGACGGCCCCGCGACCGACGGCGACCCGTGGCCGGTCGACGCCTACGACCGCCCGGACGGCGTCGGGGTCCGCGACCGGCTGCTGGTGCTCCCGTCAGTGATCTGCTCGCACCAGGTTGCGGATCGGATCGCCGACGCCGTCGACGGCGCGGTGAGCGCGTCCCACGACCACGGCTGTTCCCAACTCGGTGCGGACGAGACACAGACCGAGCGCAGCCTCCGAGGGGTCGCGAACAATCCCAACGTCGCCGGCGCCGTCGTCGTCGGCTTGGGGTGTGAGGGCGTCCAGAGCGATGCCCTGGCGGCGACCCTCGCGGACGACGGCGTCCCGGTTCGGGAACTCTCCATCCAGGGGGTCGGCGGGTCAGCAGAGGCGGTCGAGAGGGGCGTCGACCACGCTCGCGCGCTGATCGATCGGGGGTCGCGGACGGCGACGGCCGGTCTCGGCGACCTCACCGTCGGCGTCGTGAGCGGCGACCTCCGGGACTCGACGGTCGAGCGCGCCGACCCGCTGGTGGGGTCGCTCGTCGACCGCGTCGTCGAGGCCGGCGGGCGGGTCGTCGTCGCGGGGACCGAACGGCTCCGCCCCCACGCCGACGCGGTCGAGGGCACGGACCGCCTCGGCGCGGTGCTGGGCGGCGGGGACGCGCCGCGGACGGCGGGGCCCGCCCGCCGAGCGGCCGAGCGGTCGGTCGAGGAAGTCACGCGGGCGTGGGGTGGGCGACCGATCAGAGAACTGGTGCCGTACGGCGCGCCGGCGACCCACGACTCGGGCGTGGCGCTCGTCGACGCGCCGGCGCAGTTCGCGGAGGCCGCGACGGGGCTGGCGGCCGCCGGCGCGCACGTCGTCGTCCACGCCACGGCCGACGGCGTCCCGACCGGCCACCCCATCGTCCCCGTCTGCAAGGTGACCGGGGACGGCGAGACCTACGCCGCACTCGAAGGCGACATCGACGTCGACGCGCGGGCGGCGAGCGCCGCCGACCTCGCGTCGACGGTGGGGCGTGTCGCCGGCGGCGAGCGGACCTGTGCCGAGCGACACGGGCTGACGACCTTCGCCATCACGCGTGTCGGCCCCTCGATGTGA